The Nyctibius grandis isolate bNycGra1 chromosome 23, bNycGra1.pri, whole genome shotgun sequence genome contains a region encoding:
- the POLR2I gene encoding DNA-directed RNA polymerase II subunit RPB9 isoform X2, translating to MRGAAMEAEGPYEPGFVGIRFCQECNNMLYPKEDKENRILLYACRNCDYQQEADNSCIYVNKITHEVDELTQIIADVSQDPTLPRTEDHPCQKCGHKEAVFFQSHSARAEDAMRLYYVCTAPHCGHRWTE from the exons ATGCGCGGGGCCGCCATGGAGGCGGAGGGGCCCTACGAGCCGGGCTTCGTGGGGATCCGCTTCTGCCAGGAGTG CAACAACATGCTGTACCCCAAGGAGGACAAGGAGAACCGGATCCTGCTCTACGCC TGCCGCAACTGCGACTACCAGCAAGAGGCCGACAACAGCTGCATCTACGTCAACAAGATCACGCACGAAGTGGA CGAGCTCACGCAGATCATCGCCGACGTCTCCCAGGACCCGACGCTGCCCCGCACCGAGGACCACCCGTGCCAGAa GTGCGGGCACAAGGAAGCCGTCTTCTTCCAGTCCCACAGCGCCAGGGCCGAG gACGCCATGAGGCTTTACTACGTCTGCACCGCCCCCCACTGCGGCCACCGCTGGACCGAGTGA
- the TMEM160 gene encoding transmembrane protein 160 produces the protein MGWWGGAGRAAAAALRRLRGAAGRGRGARYSLGRASPPPPAASDLERADAWLLRKALESGLLSWFRNGLVATGVGVICYGQSDTGHDAAYGFFLLGGLCVSYGAGSYLLNLVLFRRPMMLPAPTAAANAAAAALLALLWLAALALYLGRLEVEIVTEEPPEK, from the exons ATGGGCTGgtggggcggcgcggggcgggcggcggcggcggcgctgcggaggctgcggggggcggcggggagggggcggggggctcgGTACAGCCTGGGCCGGGCctcgccgccgcctcccgccgcctccGACCTGGAACGGGCCGACGCTTGGCTGCTGCGGAAAGCGCTGGAGAGCG gGCTCCTGTCCTGGTTCCGTAACGGGCTCGTGGCCACCGGCGTCGGCGTCATCTGCTACGGCCAGAGCGACACCGGCCATGACGCCGCCTACG ggtttttccTCCTGGGAGGCCTGTGCGTGTCGTACGGGGCCGGTTCCTACCTGCTGAACCTCGTCCTTTTCCGCCGCCCCATGATGTTACCGGCGCCCACGGCCGCTGCCaacgccgccgccgccgcgctcctcGCCCTGCTCTGGCTCGCCGCCCTCGCCCTCTACCTCGGCCGCTTGGAGGTCGAGATTGTCACCGAGGAGCCCCCTGAAAAgtga
- the POLR2I gene encoding DNA-directed RNA polymerase II subunit RPB9 isoform X1 — MRGAAMEAEGPYEPGFVGIRFCQECNNMLYPKEDKENRILLYACRNCDYQQEADNSCIYVNKITHEVDELTQIIADVSQDPTLPRTEDHPCQNVPVGLRRPPPGLTSPPPPPRCGHKEAVFFQSHSARAEDAMRLYYVCTAPHCGHRWTE, encoded by the exons ATGCGCGGGGCCGCCATGGAGGCGGAGGGGCCCTACGAGCCGGGCTTCGTGGGGATCCGCTTCTGCCAGGAGTG CAACAACATGCTGTACCCCAAGGAGGACAAGGAGAACCGGATCCTGCTCTACGCC TGCCGCAACTGCGACTACCAGCAAGAGGCCGACAACAGCTGCATCTACGTCAACAAGATCACGCACGAAGTGGA CGAGCTCACGCAGATCATCGCCGACGTCTCCCAGGACCCGACGCTGCCCCGCACCGAGGACCACCCGTGCCAGAa TGTCCCCGTGGGGCTCCGACGTCCCCCCCCAGGCCTCACGTCCCCTCCTCCGCCCCCCAGGTGCGGGCACAAGGAAGCCGTCTTCTTCCAGTCCCACAGCGCCAGGGCCGAG gACGCCATGAGGCTTTACTACGTCTGCACCGCCCCCCACTGCGGCCACCGCTGGACCGAGTGA
- the TBCB gene encoding tubulin-folding cofactor B: MKAAAEPGAGPGPVLGAGSVALAVSSSLNSFRAHKRYSTGLTIAEFKCKLELVVGSPASCMDLELYGTEDELLARLDCDEALLGSYPVADGCRVHVIDRSGARIGEYEDVSQVEKYEMAESDYEKRPESVRSFLRQRRWGRYDTEGTRRRAVEQQQRRAQEAAVAATLPVGARCQVQLPGQPCKRATIMYVGQTDFKPGYWVGVRYDEPLGKHDGSVGGRRYFECQPKYGAFVKPQSVTPGDFPEEDDGLEDEL; this comes from the exons ATGAAGGCGGCGGCGgagcccggggccgggccggggccggtgcTCGGGGCGGGCTCCGTGGCGCTGGCGGTGAGCAGCAGCCTTAACTCCTTCCGCGCCCATAAACGCTACAGCACCGGCCTCACCATCGCGGAGTTTAAG tGCAAACTGGAGCTGGTGGTGGGCAGCCCGGCCTCCTGCATGGACCTCGAGCTCTACGGCACCGAGGACGAGCTCCTGGCCCGCCTGGACTGCGACGAAGCCCTCCTGGGCTCCTACCCTGTGGCCGACGGTTGCCGTGTACAC GTGATTGACCGGAGTGGGGCGCGGATCGGGGAGTACGAGGACGTCTCGCAGGTGGAGAAGTATGAGATGGCCGAGAGCGACTACGAGAAGCGGCCAG AGTCCGTGCGCTCCTTCCTGCGCCAGCGCCGCTGGGGCCGTTATGACACCGAGGGGacgcggcggcgggcggtggagcagcagcagcgccgGGCGCAGGAGGCCGCCGTGGCCGCCACCCTCCCCGTGGGCGCGCGCTGCCAGGTCCAGCTGCCGGGACAGCCCTGCAAACGGGCCACCATCATGTACGTGG GCCAAACCGACTTCAAGCCGGGATATTGGGTGGGCGTCCGCTACGACGAGCCGCTGGGCAAGCACGACGGCAG CGTGGGTGGCCGCCGCTATTTTGAGTGTCAGCCCAAATACGGCGCCTTCGTCAAGCCCCAGAGCGTCACCCCCGGGGACTTCCCCGAGGAGGACGATGGCCTCGAGGACGAGCTGTGA